In Schlegelella aquatica, one DNA window encodes the following:
- a CDS encoding hydroxymethylglutaryl-CoA lyase: MMVLPTRVTLVDVGPRDGLQNEKQPVEAEHKIELVHRLQAAGLREIEVTSFVSPKWVPQMADNAEVMAGLARRQGVRYSVLVPNMKGLEAALPTRPDEVVVFGAASEAFSQRNINCSIEESIERFRPVVAQAHAHGLKVRGAISCALGCPYQGEVPLDEVERVVRLMKDIGVDHVGVADTIGVGTPHKVQAAMERALKHYPLHEVSGHFHDTYGQALANIYACLEMGIHTFDASVAGLGGCPYAKGATGNVATEDVVFMLHGLGIETGIDLDALVDAARFISDVLGRKPVSRVANALLAKRTPAAAAGRAGE; encoded by the coding sequence ATGATGGTGTTGCCTACCCGTGTCACCCTGGTCGACGTCGGCCCCCGCGACGGGCTGCAAAACGAGAAGCAGCCGGTAGAGGCCGAGCACAAGATCGAGCTGGTCCACCGTCTGCAGGCCGCGGGCCTGCGCGAGATCGAGGTCACCAGCTTCGTGAGCCCCAAGTGGGTGCCCCAGATGGCCGACAACGCCGAGGTCATGGCGGGCCTGGCGCGCCGCCAGGGCGTGCGTTATTCGGTGCTCGTGCCCAACATGAAGGGGCTGGAGGCGGCGCTGCCCACCCGGCCCGACGAGGTCGTCGTGTTCGGGGCGGCCAGCGAGGCGTTCAGCCAGCGCAACATCAACTGCTCTATCGAGGAATCGATCGAGCGCTTCCGCCCGGTGGTCGCGCAGGCCCATGCCCACGGGCTCAAGGTGCGCGGGGCGATCTCCTGTGCGCTGGGCTGCCCCTACCAGGGGGAGGTGCCGCTGGACGAGGTCGAGCGCGTGGTGCGCCTCATGAAAGACATCGGCGTCGATCATGTGGGCGTGGCCGACACGATCGGCGTGGGCACGCCGCACAAGGTCCAGGCGGCGATGGAGCGGGCGCTCAAGCACTATCCGCTGCACGAGGTGAGCGGCCATTTCCACGACACCTACGGGCAGGCGCTCGCCAACATCTACGCCTGTCTGGAGATGGGCATCCACACCTTCGATGCGAGCGTCGCGGGCCTGGGCGGCTGCCCCTACGCGAAGGGGGCCACCGGCAACGTCGCGACGGAGGACGTCGTCTTCATGCTGCACGGCCTCGGCATCGAGACCGGCATCGACCTGGACGCGCTGGTCGACGCGGCCCGCTTTATCTCCGACGTGCTCGGACGCAAGCCGGTCTCGCGTGTGGCCAACGCCCTGCTGGCCAAGCGCACCCCGGCTGCGGCCGCAGGGAGGGCGGGCGAATGA
- a CDS encoding DUF1045 domain-containing protein: MRIESAHRLAVYYAPPADHPLWDAGCTWLGRDAAQPQRAWVPVCAWAAAPRRYGFHATLKPPCRLREPARASAFVEAVAQLASTVQPFEMPPLDVGWLGDFMALRPREPFDGAHPIVALARRCVIDLDPWRAPPSESELRRRERGLTQRQQTLLQRYGYPYVLDEWRFHMTLTDGLAPVPASRDELTVRARRHFAAALARPLHCTDLAIFAEPAAGEPFVLVQRCPLGTR, translated from the coding sequence ATGCGGATTGAGTCCGCGCACCGTCTGGCCGTGTACTACGCGCCGCCTGCGGACCATCCCCTGTGGGATGCCGGCTGCACTTGGCTGGGTCGCGATGCGGCGCAGCCGCAGCGGGCCTGGGTGCCGGTGTGCGCGTGGGCCGCGGCGCCCCGGCGCTACGGTTTCCACGCCACGCTCAAGCCCCCGTGCCGGCTGCGGGAGCCGGCGCGGGCCTCCGCCTTCGTGGAGGCCGTCGCGCAGCTGGCGTCCACCGTCCAGCCCTTCGAGATGCCGCCGCTCGATGTGGGCTGGTTGGGCGACTTCATGGCCTTGCGTCCCCGCGAGCCCTTCGACGGCGCGCACCCGATCGTCGCGCTCGCCCGGCGCTGCGTGATCGACCTCGATCCGTGGCGTGCGCCGCCCTCCGAGAGCGAGTTGCGCCGGCGCGAGCGGGGGTTGACGCAGCGGCAACAGACGCTGCTCCAACGCTACGGCTACCCCTACGTGCTGGACGAGTGGCGGTTCCACATGACGCTGACGGACGGCCTCGCTCCTGTGCCTGCCTCGCGTGATGAACTCACCGTCCGCGCACGGCGGCACTTCGCCGCCGCACTGGCTCGACCGCTGCATTGCACGGACCTTGCGATCTTTGCGGAGCCGGCCGCAGGCGAGCCTTTCGTGCTGGTGCAGCGTTGTCCGCTGGGGACGCGATGA
- a CDS encoding cold-shock protein: MTTQTGTVKWFDEGKGYGFIQPDDGGKDLFAHFRDIQVNGFKTLTEAQRVQFDVVQGKKGLQASNIRLI, encoded by the coding sequence ATGACGACTCAAACCGGAACCGTGAAGTGGTTCGACGAAGGCAAGGGCTATGGCTTCATCCAGCCGGACGACGGCGGCAAGGATCTGTTCGCGCATTTCCGCGACATCCAGGTCAACGGGTTCAAGACGCTGACCGAAGCACAACGCGTGCAGTTCGACGTCGTGCAGGGCAAGAAGGGCCTGCAGGCGTCCAACATCCGCCTGATCTGA
- a CDS encoding acetyl/propionyl/methylcrotonyl-CoA carboxylase subunit alpha has protein sequence MFDKILIANRGEIACRVAATARRLGVKTVAVYSDADAQAKHVRACDEAVHIGGSAPRDSYLRWERIIEAARATGAQAIHPGYGFLSENEDFAAACAEAGLVFIGPPASAIAAMGSKAAAKALMEQAGVPLVPGYHGDQQDADFLMGEADRIGYPVLIKASAGGGGKGMRRVDRPEDFIEALASCKREAQASFGDDHVLVERYVTRPRHIEIQVFGDTQGNYVYLFERDCSVQRRHQKVLEEAPAPGMTEARRREMGEAAVAAARAVGYVGAGTVEFIAEQDGRFYFMEMNTRLQVEHPVTEAIVGHDLVEWQLRVAAGEPLPARQEDLRIRGHAIEARLCAENPEAQFLPATGRLEVFRTPPASEFSVAPVRLDAGVREGDEISPYYDSMIAKLIVWGDTREQALARLDAALAHTHIVGLHTNVAFLRRVVGSRSFREADLDTALIEREREALFGVEGVPLACAVAGVAACVLGEERRLETPDPWSRRDGWRLHGMARRRMELDVAGQRHVAFLDYLHDGSHALELGGERLALRSRELGQDRYDVQLGQARWTLAVYRRGESFAVFAPQGATAVQWVDAIAHAGEGAGEGGRLTAPMPGKLIALHVQAGQAVKKGQALAVMEAMKMEHSIAAPMDGVVEEVLYAVGDQVAEGAELLRLKTA, from the coding sequence ATGTTCGACAAGATCCTGATTGCCAACCGCGGCGAGATCGCTTGCCGGGTGGCCGCCACCGCGCGGCGCCTGGGCGTCAAGACGGTCGCCGTCTACTCCGACGCCGATGCGCAGGCCAAGCACGTGCGCGCCTGCGACGAGGCGGTGCACATCGGCGGCTCCGCGCCGCGCGACAGCTACCTGCGATGGGAGCGCATCATCGAGGCGGCCCGTGCCACGGGCGCCCAGGCCATCCACCCCGGCTATGGGTTCCTCAGCGAGAACGAGGACTTCGCCGCGGCCTGTGCCGAAGCGGGGCTGGTGTTCATCGGCCCGCCCGCCTCGGCGATCGCGGCCATGGGCAGCAAGGCCGCGGCCAAGGCGCTGATGGAGCAGGCCGGCGTGCCGCTCGTGCCCGGCTATCACGGCGACCAGCAGGACGCCGACTTCCTGATGGGCGAGGCCGACCGCATCGGCTACCCGGTGCTCATCAAGGCGAGCGCCGGCGGCGGCGGCAAGGGCATGCGGCGAGTCGATCGCCCCGAGGACTTCATCGAGGCGCTGGCCTCGTGCAAGCGCGAGGCGCAGGCCAGCTTCGGCGACGACCACGTGCTCGTCGAGCGCTACGTCACCCGCCCGCGCCACATCGAGATCCAGGTCTTCGGCGACACGCAAGGCAACTATGTCTACCTCTTCGAGCGCGACTGCTCGGTGCAGCGCCGCCACCAGAAGGTGCTGGAGGAGGCGCCTGCCCCGGGCATGACCGAGGCGCGCCGGCGCGAGATGGGCGAGGCCGCGGTCGCCGCCGCGCGCGCGGTGGGCTATGTCGGGGCGGGCACGGTCGAGTTCATCGCCGAGCAGGATGGCCGGTTCTACTTCATGGAGATGAACACCCGCCTGCAGGTCGAGCACCCGGTGACCGAGGCCATCGTCGGCCACGATCTGGTCGAGTGGCAGCTGCGCGTGGCGGCCGGCGAACCGCTGCCGGCCCGGCAGGAGGACCTGCGCATCCGCGGCCACGCCATCGAGGCGCGGCTGTGCGCCGAGAACCCCGAGGCGCAGTTCCTGCCCGCCACCGGCCGGCTGGAGGTGTTCCGCACGCCGCCGGCCAGCGAGTTCAGCGTCGCCCCCGTGCGGCTGGACGCCGGCGTGCGCGAGGGCGACGAGATCTCGCCGTACTACGACTCGATGATCGCCAAGCTCATCGTGTGGGGCGACACGCGCGAGCAGGCGCTGGCCCGGCTCGATGCGGCGCTGGCGCACACGCACATCGTCGGGCTGCACACCAACGTGGCGTTCCTGCGGCGGGTGGTGGGCAGCCGCTCGTTCCGCGAGGCCGACCTCGACACCGCCCTCATCGAGCGCGAGCGCGAGGCGCTGTTCGGCGTCGAGGGCGTGCCGCTCGCCTGCGCCGTGGCGGGCGTGGCCGCCTGCGTGCTCGGCGAGGAGCGCCGGCTCGAGACGCCCGACCCCTGGTCGCGCCGCGACGGCTGGCGCTTGCACGGCATGGCGCGCCGCCGCATGGAGCTGGACGTGGCCGGGCAGCGGCATGTCGCCTTCCTCGACTACCTGCACGACGGCAGTCATGCGCTGGAACTGGGGGGCGAGCGCCTCGCACTGCGCAGCCGCGAGCTCGGCCAGGACCGCTACGACGTGCAGCTCGGCCAGGCGCGCTGGACGCTCGCGGTCTACCGGCGCGGCGAATCCTTCGCCGTGTTCGCGCCGCAGGGTGCGACGGCGGTGCAGTGGGTCGACGCCATCGCGCACGCCGGCGAAGGTGCTGGCGAGGGCGGCCGGCTCACGGCCCCGATGCCCGGCAAGCTCATCGCCTTGCACGTGCAGGCCGGGCAGGCCGTGAAGAAGGGCCAGGCGCTCGCGGTGATGGAGGCCATGAAGATGGAGCACAGCATCGCCGCGCCGATGGACGGCGTGGTCGAGGAGGTGCTGTACGCGGTGGGCGACCAGGTGGCCGAAGGGGCCGAGCTGCTGCGGCTCAAGACTGCTTGA
- a CDS encoding DUF2905 domain-containing protein: protein MQRLLIVLGVLLLLAGLAWPWISRLPWGRLPGDLSVEREGFSFHFPLMTSLVISVILSLILWWWRK from the coding sequence ATGCAGCGGTTGCTCATCGTCCTCGGCGTGCTTCTCCTGCTGGCCGGGCTGGCGTGGCCGTGGATCTCCCGCCTGCCGTGGGGCCGGCTGCCGGGCGACCTTTCGGTCGAGCGCGAGGGCTTCAGCTTCCACTTCCCGCTGATGACGTCGCTCGTCATCTCGGTGATCCTCAGCCTCATCCTGTGGTGGTGGCGCAAGTAG
- the infA gene encoding translation initiation factor IF-1 yields the protein MAKEELIEMQGVVDEMLPDSRYRVTLDNGHQLVAYTSGKMRKNHIRILAGDKVSLELSPYDLSKGRITFRHLERRGPAPASSRRPR from the coding sequence ATGGCCAAAGAAGAACTGATCGAGATGCAAGGGGTGGTGGACGAGATGCTGCCGGATTCGCGCTACCGCGTCACGCTCGACAACGGCCACCAGCTGGTGGCGTACACCTCTGGCAAGATGCGCAAGAACCACATCCGCATCCTCGCGGGCGACAAGGTGTCGCTGGAGCTGTCGCCCTACGACCTGAGCAAGGGCCGGATCACCTTCCGTCACCTCGAACGCCGTGGCCCCGCGCCGGCGTCGTCGCGTCGGCCTCGCTGA
- a CDS encoding AraC family transcriptional regulator produces the protein MAFIHAMLVAYRRYRKDPTAALQEAQITPEHLADPGGRITAWQMETFSRLAMQQLDDEALGWFSRPLPWGSYGMLARASLTAPNLGVALKRWCRHHGLLTRDIVFTLQESAGLARIEITEHRPLGELREFCLLTSLRNLHGYASWVVDSRLPLVAVDFPFAPPPHADVYRPLFPGPVRFEAPQTGFTFDAQYLRLPVRRDEQALQAMLQHAVRLIVLPYRRDRLLVQRVQELLRTRSHELRTAEELARELHLSVRSLHRQLQQEGASLQALKDEARRNRATALLTRTRKPIKQIAQAVGFDNEKSFSRAFRAWTGLSPLEFRHKASAPADRY, from the coding sequence ATGGCCTTCATTCACGCCATGCTGGTCGCCTACCGGCGGTACCGCAAAGACCCGACGGCGGCTCTCCAGGAGGCACAAATCACGCCAGAGCATCTCGCCGACCCGGGCGGGCGGATCACCGCCTGGCAGATGGAGACGTTTTCACGCCTGGCGATGCAGCAGCTCGACGACGAGGCGCTGGGGTGGTTCTCGCGCCCCCTGCCCTGGGGCAGCTACGGAATGCTCGCCCGCGCCTCGCTGACGGCACCGAACCTCGGGGTGGCGCTCAAGCGCTGGTGCCGGCACCACGGGTTGCTCACGCGCGACATCGTCTTCACACTCCAGGAGTCGGCGGGCCTCGCCCGCATCGAGATCACCGAGCACCGCCCGCTCGGCGAGTTGCGCGAGTTCTGCCTGCTCACGAGCCTGCGCAACCTCCACGGCTACGCCAGCTGGGTGGTCGATTCACGCCTGCCCCTCGTGGCAGTGGACTTTCCCTTCGCGCCGCCGCCGCATGCCGACGTGTACCGGCCCCTCTTTCCGGGGCCGGTGCGGTTCGAGGCGCCCCAGACGGGCTTCACGTTCGATGCGCAGTACCTCAGGCTGCCCGTCCGGCGGGACGAGCAGGCCTTGCAGGCGATGCTGCAGCACGCCGTGCGGCTCATCGTGCTGCCCTACCGGCGCGACCGCCTGCTCGTGCAGCGGGTGCAGGAGCTCTTGCGCACCCGCAGCCACGAACTGCGCACGGCCGAGGAGCTCGCGCGCGAGCTGCATCTGTCGGTGCGCAGCCTGCACCGGCAGCTCCAGCAGGAGGGCGCGTCGCTGCAGGCGCTCAAAGACGAGGCCCGCCGGAACCGGGCGACGGCCTTGCTCACCCGCACCCGCAAACCGATCAAGCAGATCGCCCAGGCGGTCGGCTTCGACAACGAGAAGAGCTTCTCGCGGGCCTTCCGCGCCTGGACGGGGCTCTCGCCGCTCGAGTTCCGGCACAAGGCCTCGGCCCCCGCGGACCGCTACTGA
- a CDS encoding enoyl-CoA hydratase/isomerase family protein — MASTLDVRRDGPVARVWLNRPDVRNAFNDETIAELTRTFAALGEDEGVRAIVLGAHGKAFSAGADLNWMRAMADYTWEQNRDDAARLAQMLWTLYSCPVPVIGRIQGDCYAGGVGLAAVCDVLVAAEGVHFCLSEAKLGLLPATISPYVIRAMGEQAARRYFVTAERFSATEAHRLGFVHELCAPEALDAKVEAIVQAIVANGPQAVKACKRLVQEVAGQPLSAELRDDTARRIADIRASDEGREGVRSFLDKRPAAWTQRQGV; from the coding sequence ATGGCTTCGACACTCGACGTGCGCCGCGACGGCCCCGTGGCCCGCGTCTGGCTCAACCGGCCCGACGTGCGCAATGCCTTCAACGACGAGACCATCGCCGAGCTGACCCGCACCTTCGCCGCGCTCGGCGAGGACGAGGGCGTGCGCGCCATCGTGCTGGGCGCCCACGGCAAGGCCTTCAGCGCCGGGGCCGACCTGAACTGGATGCGGGCGATGGCCGACTACACCTGGGAGCAGAACCGGGACGACGCGGCGCGGCTGGCGCAGATGCTGTGGACCCTCTACAGCTGCCCGGTGCCGGTGATCGGCCGCATCCAGGGCGATTGCTACGCCGGCGGGGTGGGCCTTGCGGCGGTGTGCGACGTGCTGGTCGCCGCCGAGGGCGTGCACTTCTGTCTGTCGGAGGCCAAGCTGGGTCTCTTGCCTGCGACGATCAGCCCGTACGTCATCCGCGCGATGGGCGAGCAGGCCGCTCGGCGCTACTTCGTCACCGCCGAGCGCTTCAGCGCAACCGAGGCGCACCGCCTGGGCTTCGTGCACGAGCTGTGCGCCCCGGAGGCGCTGGATGCCAAGGTGGAGGCCATTGTGCAGGCCATCGTCGCCAACGGCCCGCAGGCGGTCAAGGCCTGCAAACGGCTGGTGCAGGAGGTGGCGGGCCAGCCCCTCTCCGCCGAGCTGCGCGACGACACGGCCCGCCGCATCGCCGACATCCGGGCCAGCGACGAGGGCCGCGAGGGCGTGCGCTCCTTCCTCGACAAGCGGCCTGCCGCGTGGACCCAGCGGCAAGGGGTGTGA
- a CDS encoding helicase-related protein, whose protein sequence is MARRIGRRVTLFVGPPNSGKTHAAFERLARAESGTYLAPLRLLALEGRDRLEARGVPCSLLTGEEHVPAPGARAVSSTVEMLNTRDVVDVAVIDEAQMLFDADRGWAWTQAIVGVPAYEVIVICSAYAVEAIRRLLEVCDEPCEVQVFERKQHVQLLRTPVPLGSLRKGDAVVAFSRREVLMLRDRIAEKGMRVSVIYGALPPEVRRREAERFAEGEAPVLVATDAIGMGLNLPIRRVLFSTVVKFDGEKERDLSVSEAHQIAGRAGRYGIHEEGHAGVLREAEPDALAVLKHLLAREPKAPPGFKARVAPNWWHVQTIAERLGLHRLRQVLGVFMERLEIDSSHFEVASLEQMLELAEHIDRVAGVLPLRDRFIYAQAPVDVDAPTQLEHFLTWAAQHARNGSAGEPWFLDQVDEHSRLDRMEQALRLCSLWLWLDLRFEGVYGHLEAVTGQRDALNRGIERQLKSRKPLWATRRRR, encoded by the coding sequence CTGGCCCGCCGCATCGGCCGGCGAGTGACCCTTTTCGTGGGCCCGCCCAACAGCGGGAAGACGCACGCCGCCTTCGAACGCCTGGCCCGCGCCGAGTCGGGCACGTACCTCGCACCGCTGCGACTGCTCGCCTTGGAAGGGCGGGACCGACTCGAAGCGCGTGGGGTGCCCTGCTCGCTGCTCACCGGCGAGGAACACGTGCCCGCGCCCGGTGCGCGGGCCGTCTCCAGCACGGTGGAGATGCTCAACACCCGCGATGTGGTCGACGTGGCAGTGATCGACGAAGCGCAGATGCTCTTCGATGCGGACCGCGGCTGGGCGTGGACCCAGGCCATCGTCGGCGTGCCGGCTTACGAAGTGATCGTGATCTGCTCGGCCTATGCGGTCGAGGCGATCCGCCGCCTGCTGGAAGTGTGCGACGAGCCGTGTGAGGTGCAGGTGTTCGAGCGCAAGCAGCACGTGCAGCTGCTGCGCACGCCCGTGCCGCTCGGCTCGCTGAGGAAGGGCGACGCGGTCGTCGCCTTCAGCCGCCGCGAGGTCCTGATGCTGCGCGACCGCATCGCCGAGAAGGGCATGCGGGTGAGCGTCATCTACGGCGCCCTGCCGCCGGAGGTGCGCCGCCGCGAAGCCGAGCGGTTCGCCGAGGGCGAGGCGCCGGTGCTCGTGGCCACCGACGCGATCGGCATGGGGCTGAACCTGCCGATCCGCCGCGTGCTCTTCAGCACGGTGGTCAAGTTCGACGGAGAAAAAGAGCGCGACTTGAGCGTCTCGGAAGCGCACCAGATCGCAGGGCGAGCCGGACGCTACGGCATCCACGAAGAGGGCCACGCCGGCGTGCTCCGCGAGGCCGAGCCCGACGCCCTGGCGGTGCTCAAGCATCTGCTGGCGCGCGAGCCCAAGGCGCCGCCGGGCTTCAAGGCCCGGGTGGCCCCCAACTGGTGGCATGTGCAGACGATCGCCGAGCGTCTGGGCCTGCACCGGCTGCGGCAGGTGCTCGGCGTGTTCATGGAGCGGCTGGAGATCGACAGCAGCCACTTCGAGGTGGCGTCGCTGGAACAGATGCTCGAACTGGCGGAGCACATCGACCGGGTGGCGGGCGTTCTGCCGCTGCGCGATCGCTTCATCTATGCCCAGGCGCCGGTGGACGTGGACGCGCCCACACAGCTCGAGCACTTTCTCACGTGGGCCGCGCAGCACGCCAGGAACGGCTCGGCCGGCGAGCCGTGGTTCCTGGACCAGGTGGACGAGCACAGCCGCCTGGACCGCATGGAACAGGCGCTCAGGCTGTGCTCGCTGTGGTTGTGGCTGGATCTGCGCTTCGAGGGTGTGTATGGCCACCTCGAAGCCGTGACGGGGCAGCGCGACGCGCTGAACCGCGGCATCGAGCGGCAGCTCAAGAGCCGCAAGCCGCTGTGGGCCACGCGGCGGCGGCGCTGA
- a CDS encoding YbaK/EbsC family protein, translating into MTTVLDERPEGFRRVAHLLASLGHPHAPVYLEVAARTAQEAADALRVTVGQIAKSVIFRRKEDDRAVLVVTSGDKRVDEKKVAALVGPIGRADAEFVKERTGYSIGGVSPVGHASPPVTLIDRELFRFDEIWAAAGHPNGVFRLSPKELVALTGGAPVADVVQG; encoded by the coding sequence ATGACGACCGTGCTCGACGAGCGTCCCGAGGGCTTTCGCCGGGTGGCGCACTTGCTGGCCTCGCTCGGCCACCCCCACGCGCCCGTGTACCTCGAGGTCGCGGCGCGCACCGCGCAGGAGGCCGCCGACGCCTTGCGCGTCACCGTCGGTCAAATCGCCAAGAGCGTGATCTTCCGCCGCAAGGAAGACGATCGCGCCGTGCTTGTGGTCACCTCCGGCGACAAGCGGGTCGACGAGAAGAAGGTGGCCGCCCTGGTGGGCCCCATCGGCCGGGCCGATGCCGAGTTCGTCAAGGAGCGCACGGGCTACAGCATCGGGGGCGTCTCGCCGGTGGGCCACGCGAGCCCGCCGGTCACGCTGATCGACCGTGAGCTGTTCCGCTTCGACGAGATCTGGGCCGCCGCTGGCCACCCGAACGGCGTATTCCGGCTTTCGCCGAAGGAACTGGTCGCGCTCACCGG
- a CDS encoding phosphonate metabolism protein/1,5-bisphosphokinase (PRPP-forming) PhnN has protein sequence MSERPQITARGAGRDATPMPALGDGERLLYVMGPSGAGKDSVLAAALAILRREEPLRLARRTVARPHGGASAADETVSLPQMRRWLSEGEFALHWEAHGCLYGIRWAALEQWLAGDWVLINGSRAHWLRWSPQVPAAHSICITAPEHVLRERLLRRGRDSGSQVEARMARYREFEGLPADLVLRNEGDVARTAQALVAWWRGLLDGKTGRAARARSAA, from the coding sequence ATGAGCGAACGCCCGCAGATCACGGCGCGAGGCGCGGGCCGGGACGCCACCCCGATGCCGGCCCTGGGCGACGGCGAACGCCTGCTGTACGTGATGGGGCCTTCGGGGGCCGGCAAGGACAGCGTGCTGGCGGCCGCACTCGCCATCCTGCGGCGCGAAGAGCCGCTGCGGCTGGCGCGGCGCACGGTGGCCCGGCCGCACGGTGGCGCGAGCGCGGCAGACGAGACGGTCAGCCTGCCGCAGATGCGGCGGTGGCTGTCCGAAGGCGAGTTCGCGTTGCACTGGGAAGCCCATGGCTGCCTCTATGGCATCCGCTGGGCGGCGCTCGAGCAGTGGCTCGCAGGGGACTGGGTCCTCATCAACGGCTCGCGGGCGCATTGGCTGCGTTGGAGCCCCCAGGTGCCGGCCGCGCACAGCATCTGCATCACCGCGCCCGAGCACGTGTTGCGCGAGCGGCTGCTGCGCCGGGGCCGGGACAGCGGGTCGCAGGTCGAGGCGCGCATGGCCCGCTATCGCGAGTTCGAGGGGCTGCCCGCGGACCTGGTGCTGCGCAACGAGGGCGACGTGGCCCGCACCGCCCAGGCCTTGGTCGCCTGGTGGCGCGGCCTCCTGGACGGCAAGACCGGGCGGGCAGCGAGGGCTCGCTCGGCTGCGTAA
- a CDS encoding carboxyl transferase domain-containing protein, whose product MPTLESRLNPRSEEFRHNAQAMRALVDDLRQRLDQIAQGGGEAARAKHLARGKLLPRERVEMLLDAGTPFLEIAPLAAFGMYNDEAPSAGMIAGIGRVSGVECVIVCNDATVKGGTYYPVTVKKHLRAQEIAQQNRLPCIYLVDSGGANLPNQDEVFPDRDHFGRIFYNQANMSAQGIPQIAVVMGSCTAGGAYVPAMSDETIIVKNQGTIFLGGPPLVKAATGEVVSAEDLGGGDVHTRLSGVADHLAENDLHALALARASVANLNWRKVHTLQCVAPRPPKYAPEELHGVIPTDTRKPFDVREVIARIVDGSEFDEFKARYGTTLVTGFAHIEGMPVGIVANNGILFAESADKGAHFIELCCQRKIPLVFLQNITGFMVGRKYENAGIARAGAKMVTAVACAQVPKFTVIIGGSFGAGNYGMCGRAYSPRFLWMWPNARISVMGGEQAASVLATVKRDGIEAKGGTWSAEEEEAFKAPIRAQYERQGHPYYASARLWDDGVIDPADTRHVLALGLSAALNAPIPETRFGVFRM is encoded by the coding sequence ATGCCGACGCTCGAATCCCGGCTCAACCCCCGCAGCGAGGAGTTTCGCCACAACGCCCAGGCGATGCGCGCGCTGGTGGACGACCTGCGCCAGCGCCTCGACCAGATCGCCCAGGGCGGCGGCGAGGCCGCACGCGCCAAGCACCTGGCCCGCGGCAAGCTGCTGCCCCGCGAGCGGGTCGAGATGCTGCTCGATGCGGGCACGCCCTTCCTGGAGATCGCGCCGCTGGCGGCCTTCGGGATGTACAACGACGAGGCGCCCTCGGCCGGCATGATCGCGGGCATCGGCCGCGTGTCGGGCGTCGAGTGCGTGATCGTCTGCAACGACGCCACCGTCAAGGGCGGCACCTACTACCCTGTCACCGTCAAGAAGCATCTGCGCGCGCAGGAAATCGCGCAGCAGAACCGGCTGCCGTGCATCTACCTGGTGGACTCGGGCGGCGCCAACCTGCCGAACCAGGACGAGGTCTTCCCCGACCGCGATCACTTCGGCCGCATCTTCTACAACCAGGCCAACATGAGCGCGCAGGGCATCCCGCAGATCGCGGTGGTGATGGGCTCGTGCACGGCCGGCGGGGCCTACGTGCCGGCGATGAGCGACGAGACGATCATCGTCAAGAACCAAGGCACTATCTTCCTGGGCGGCCCGCCGCTCGTGAAGGCTGCCACCGGTGAAGTGGTGAGCGCCGAGGACCTGGGCGGTGGCGACGTGCACACGCGGCTGTCGGGCGTGGCGGACCACCTCGCCGAGAACGACCTGCACGCGCTGGCGCTGGCGCGCGCCTCGGTGGCCAACCTCAACTGGCGCAAGGTTCACACGCTGCAGTGCGTGGCGCCGCGCCCGCCCAAGTACGCCCCCGAGGAGCTGCACGGCGTCATCCCGACCGACACGCGCAAGCCCTTCGACGTGCGCGAGGTCATCGCCCGCATCGTCGACGGCTCGGAGTTCGACGAGTTCAAGGCGCGCTACGGCACGACGCTGGTGACCGGCTTCGCGCACATCGAGGGCATGCCGGTGGGCATCGTCGCCAACAACGGCATCCTGTTCGCCGAGAGCGCCGACAAGGGCGCGCACTTCATCGAGCTGTGCTGCCAGCGCAAGATCCCGCTGGTGTTCTTGCAGAACATCACCGGCTTCATGGTCGGCCGCAAGTACGAGAACGCCGGCATCGCGCGTGCGGGCGCCAAGATGGTGACTGCGGTCGCCTGCGCGCAGGTGCCCAAGTTCACCGTGATCATCGGCGGCTCGTTCGGCGCCGGCAACTACGGCATGTGCGGCCGGGCGTACTCGCCGCGCTTTCTCTGGATGTGGCCCAACGCGCGCATCAGCGTGATGGGCGGCGAGCAGGCGGCCTCGGTGCTCGCCACCGTCAAGCGCGACGGCATCGAGGCCAAGGGCGGCACCTGGAGCGCGGAGGAGGAAGAAGCCTTCAAGGCGCCGATCCGCGCGCAGTACGAGCGCCAGGGGCATCCGTACTACGCCTCGGCGCGCCTGTGGGACGACGGCGTGATCGACCCGGCCGACACGCGCCATGTGCTCGCGCTCGGCCTGAGCGCCGCGCTCAACGCACCGATCCCCGAGACGCGCTTCGGCGTGTTCCGCATGTAA